The following is a genomic window from Kineosporiaceae bacterium.
CCGAGGCCCTCGCCGACGTGGACGGCGTGGTGAACCTCGCCGGGGCCGGCGTCGGGGACAAGCGCTGGACCGACGCGTACAAGCGGCTGCTGGTCAGTTCGCGGGTGAACACCACGAACGTGTTGGTGGACGCGATGCTGGCGCTCGGCACCCCGCCGCCGGTGCTGGTCAACGCCTCGGCGCAGGGGTTCTACGGCGACCGCGGTGAGGAGGTGCTCACCGAGACCAGCCCACCGGGTGAGGGCTTCCTGACCGACCTGGTGATGGCCTGGGAGGAGGCCGCCCGGCGAGCCGAGACCGGCAGTGGCGGCGCCGTCCGGGTGGCCACGCTGCGCAGCGGCCTGGTGTTGTCGCCGCACGGCGGAGCGTTCGGGCGGATGCTGCCGCTGGCCAAGCTGGGGTTGGGTGGTCCCCTCGGCACCGGCCGGCAATGGTGGTCGTGGATCACCCTGGCCGATCAGGTGTCGGCGATCATCCATCTGCTGCAGCACGAGGTCTCGGGTCCGGTCAATGTGTGCACACCCCACCCGGCCCGTCAGGCCGAGGTGGCGGCCGCCCTGGGCCGGGCGCTGCACCGTCCGGCGTTGCTCCCGGCACCGTCCTTCGCGCTGCGGACCGTTCTGGGCGAGTTCTCGACCGAGGTTCTGGGCAGCACCCGGATGACCCCGGAGGTGTTGCAGCGCAGCGGATTTGCCTTCGCTCATCCCGACCTCGAGACGGCCCTGCCGTGGTTGCTCGCCCCATGACCGACGCACTCGCACCGGTGCCGGCCAGCGCGGACGTCGTCATCATCGGGGCCGGGCTCGCCGGGCTGGCCTGCGCCCGCCACCTCGCCCGGGGTCAGGCAGCCGGTGGTTCCGACAGCGCCGACGGTGGCGCATTGGACGTCGTGATCCTCGAGGCGTCGGGGCGCGTCGGTGGGCGCCTGGGCACCGACGTCGTCGACGGGTACCGCTGCGACCTCGGTTTTCAGCTGATCAACCCGGCCTATCCCGAGGCCCGGCGAGTGCTCGACCTGGCGGCCCTGGACCTGCGACCGCTGCCCGGGGCCGTGGTGGTCGCCACTGAGCAGGGTCATCGGGTGCTCGGCGATCCCCGCCGCACTCCCCCATCGTTGCTGCCCCGCATGGTCCGGGACGCCGCCATCTCGCTCGGTGGCCCGGTCGAGAAGCTGGCGTTCGTGCAGTGGGCGCTGTCCTGCGCCCGCCGCCGTCCCGACGAGATCCTGACCACCCCGGATCAGGCCTGGTCGGACGCGCTGAGTTCGGCCGGCCTGACCGGTGACCTGCGCCACGCCGTCCTGGAACCGTTCCTGTCCGGCACCCTGGCCGAGATCGACGGCAGTACCTCGCGGCGTTTCGTCGAGCTGCTGATCAGGTCGTTCGTCCGCGGCCGGCCCAGTGTGCCCGCTCTGGGCATGCAGGCCATCGCCGATCAGCTGGCGGCGGGGGTGAGCGGGGTCCACCTCGGCGCCCCGGTCGAGCGTGTCGAGGCCGGCGCGTCCGGCCACGTCGTGCACACGGCAGCGGGCTCGGTCAGCGCCCGCGCGGTCGTGGTCGCCACCGACCCGGCCTCGGCAGCCCGGTTCACCGGCGACGAGGAGGTCGCGACCCGACCGCTGACCACGTTCTGGCACAGCGCCGCCGCCGATGCGCTGGGGCCGTTCGGTGCCAGCGGCGCGATCCACCTGGACGGCGAGCGCCGCACCGATCTGGCCAACTCCGTGGTGCTCAGCGCCTCGGCCCCCGCCTACGCTCCGCCCGGCCGGGCGCTGATCGCCAGCACGGTGCGGGGGCTGCCCTCGGCCGGGGCCACCGAGGCCACCTCCGAGGCGGAGGTGCGCCGCGAGCTGGCCCGGATCCACGGCGCCGACACCTCCACCTGGACCCTGGTGCGTCGGCACGTGATCCCCCACGCGCTGACCGCGATGCCCCCGCCACTGCAGGCACGCCGTCCGGTC
Proteins encoded in this region:
- a CDS encoding TIGR01777 family protein encodes the protein MRIAIAGSSGLMGTELVTRLTAEGHEAVRLVRRPARTPHEITWDPDAGGLPSEALADVDGVVNLAGAGVGDKRWTDAYKRLLVSSRVNTTNVLVDAMLALGTPPPVLVNASAQGFYGDRGEEVLTETSPPGEGFLTDLVMAWEEAARRAETGSGGAVRVATLRSGLVLSPHGGAFGRMLPLAKLGLGGPLGTGRQWWSWITLADQVSAIIHLLQHEVSGPVNVCTPHPARQAEVAAALGRALHRPALLPAPSFALRTVLGEFSTEVLGSTRMTPEVLQRSGFAFAHPDLETALPWLLAP
- a CDS encoding FAD-dependent oxidoreductase, yielding MTDALAPVPASADVVIIGAGLAGLACARHLARGQAAGGSDSADGGALDVVILEASGRVGGRLGTDVVDGYRCDLGFQLINPAYPEARRVLDLAALDLRPLPGAVVVATEQGHRVLGDPRRTPPSLLPRMVRDAAISLGGPVEKLAFVQWALSCARRRPDEILTTPDQAWSDALSSAGLTGDLRHAVLEPFLSGTLAEIDGSTSRRFVELLIRSFVRGRPSVPALGMQAIADQLAAGVSGVHLGAPVERVEAGASGHVVHTAAGSVSARAVVVATDPASAARFTGDEEVATRPLTTFWHSAAADALGPFGASGAIHLDGERRTDLANSVVLSASAPAYAPPGRALIASTVRGLPSAGATEATSEAEVRRELARIHGADTSTWTLVRRHVIPHALTAMPPPLQARRPVDQGGGRFVAGDHRDTASIQGALVSGRRAADAVFTHLGLTPPERPPLR